From the genome of Flavobacterium ovatum, one region includes:
- a CDS encoding T9SS type A sorting domain-containing protein — translation MKHIYLFLLLQLIPNSIWSQTILFKCGFENDLTTDWGATNNISSMPKFEINTLSKRTGNNGFQMQFNSAPQKGNLETAKNLSWENGITYRITFYYKAITPISNSESNIKIFANNGVTKLTQVNFPLTATTWTKYTTEFTSTVTDNTGSVLFSIRPSATDSGDIYFDDIQIEKLPPISAFFTDIKTKDIVSDPSIKWIQFGPGMSGNNTSFYPHPTDSNTHFTSPNMGNSYRSTDRGFTYETIMNEDAGAWNSGMRGPTETYSIDFSRSNANFGFSTGKRLGDLFQSSDKGKSWSRVMSVQAQAGNAYLSCIAVDPQNENVWYLGAGRMRDYGRVDFPLSQPNGSYTHNNSQGKIWKTTDKGANWTLINSGLHSSAEIETIYTDPTNSNIVYAGTNYGFYKSINGGTTWILKSNGITNNVIRSLSMYYNPSITGNQVVLYALSNIMWKADGSTLTDDTGGIFKSTDKGETWTNISGNIALDMRQFSSNSGIKKSYYNNVAFYFGITYDEAVAQYPNMPSKITQRFNQITVDPKNPDNIYLVNNYSNASGNNFKPGQLWRTKDGGTKWFVTVRNGKNWNTGSPDLNYWTNRGNPLNTNIQIKYKSDWVNRDDYEQKSCNFIQFNADGSVLYTQMAKIGLVSYDNGDSWVDIDDEETTPNSESWVGAGNSNLPGHGFYQSENLPNKVLCPSGENSLWITNSEGILIRPDAQGASVRNLTSGEHSVSSVAVDPTNPSIWFATFFRQDKRGQLLKSTDSGITWATVGTPVPLPWPEPAGGGDQAVHQMCLLIDKNNTNNMYFCVPRSSIRIEWVGDSVTGWGVHRSTDGGTTWTEINTGLPSSLDVARIAIDPNASNILYAAVIGNNGGLYKTTDYGSNWAQVSTTTVISGTSGINDIHFDKDGKAYITSGFNNVSDNGGGLWVSDDNMQTWSKIFDYPWTHRVEVAKYDTRTILVSTLPNTTIGQINGGTYLSKDSGNSWIKFNKGNGQSDRVNDIAIDYNTPGKYYASTRGSGWYVATDPNPNTLLKVNNHQSDSNSPIIYPNPTKNVVKIVENLAYQDFKIYSMNGTLVKQFTKNESNEYSVSDLATGIYIYVIKNNTDVYKGKLIKQ, via the coding sequence ATGAAACATATCTACCTTTTTTTATTGCTTCAGCTAATACCAAATTCCATATGGAGCCAAACCATTCTTTTTAAATGTGGGTTTGAGAATGACTTAACAACAGATTGGGGAGCTACAAACAATATCTCTTCAATGCCTAAATTTGAAATCAATACTCTTTCTAAACGAACAGGAAATAATGGTTTTCAAATGCAGTTCAATTCGGCTCCGCAAAAAGGAAACTTAGAAACTGCAAAAAATTTGAGTTGGGAAAACGGTATCACCTATCGTATTACTTTTTATTACAAAGCAATAACCCCCATTAGCAATTCAGAAAGTAACATTAAGATTTTTGCTAACAATGGAGTTACGAAACTAACTCAAGTCAATTTTCCACTCACAGCAACGACTTGGACAAAATATACGACTGAATTTACTTCTACAGTTACGGATAATACAGGCTCTGTACTTTTTTCTATTAGACCAAGCGCAACCGATAGTGGTGATATTTATTTCGATGACATTCAAATTGAAAAACTACCACCAATATCTGCTTTTTTCACAGATATAAAAACCAAAGATATCGTCTCTGATCCATCTATAAAATGGATTCAATTTGGACCTGGAATGAGCGGAAATAACACTTCTTTTTACCCTCACCCTACTGACAGCAACACTCATTTCACCTCTCCCAACATGGGAAATTCATATCGTTCAACGGACAGAGGTTTTACATATGAAACCATCATGAACGAAGATGCGGGAGCTTGGAATAGTGGTATGAGAGGACCAACTGAAACTTATTCCATAGATTTCTCCCGTTCCAATGCAAATTTTGGATTTTCGACTGGAAAAAGACTTGGTGATCTTTTCCAATCTTCAGACAAAGGAAAATCATGGAGTCGTGTTATGTCTGTTCAAGCCCAGGCAGGAAATGCTTATTTATCTTGTATAGCGGTTGACCCTCAAAATGAAAACGTTTGGTATTTAGGCGCTGGTCGAATGCGTGATTACGGAAGAGTAGATTTTCCACTTTCACAACCCAACGGATCCTATACCCATAATAATAGTCAAGGAAAAATATGGAAAACCACAGATAAAGGAGCTAATTGGACATTAATAAATTCAGGACTACATTCTAGTGCCGAAATAGAAACAATATACACAGACCCAACAAACTCAAATATAGTTTATGCGGGAACAAATTATGGATTTTACAAGAGTATCAACGGTGGAACAACTTGGATTTTAAAATCCAATGGCATCACCAATAATGTCATCCGATCCCTAAGTATGTATTACAACCCTAGCATAACAGGGAACCAAGTCGTTCTTTATGCTTTGAGCAACATTATGTGGAAAGCAGATGGTAGCACACTAACTGATGACACTGGTGGGATTTTTAAAAGCACCGATAAAGGAGAAACTTGGACAAACATTAGCGGTAATATAGCTTTAGACATGAGGCAATTTAGCAGCAATTCCGGAATTAAAAAATCGTATTACAACAACGTTGCTTTTTATTTTGGAATAACCTACGATGAAGCAGTAGCACAATATCCAAACATGCCTTCTAAGATTACACAACGTTTCAACCAGATTACAGTAGACCCAAAAAACCCTGACAATATCTATTTAGTCAACAACTATTCAAATGCATCGGGAAACAATTTCAAACCAGGACAATTATGGAGAACAAAAGATGGAGGAACGAAATGGTTTGTAACCGTACGAAATGGCAAAAACTGGAATACCGGAAGTCCTGATTTAAATTATTGGACCAACAGAGGAAACCCATTGAATACCAATATCCAAATCAAATATAAAAGTGACTGGGTCAATCGAGACGATTACGAACAAAAATCATGTAATTTTATCCAATTCAATGCTGACGGATCCGTACTATATACTCAAATGGCAAAAATCGGCCTCGTTTCTTATGATAACGGAGATAGTTGGGTAGATATTGATGATGAAGAAACGACACCTAATAGCGAAAGCTGGGTAGGAGCTGGAAACAGCAATTTACCTGGACATGGTTTTTACCAAAGCGAAAACCTTCCAAATAAAGTATTATGTCCATCAGGCGAAAACAGCCTATGGATCACTAATTCCGAAGGTATATTAATACGACCGGATGCACAGGGAGCTTCGGTTCGCAACTTAACATCAGGAGAGCACTCTGTAAGTTCTGTTGCAGTTGACCCAACAAATCCAAGTATTTGGTTTGCTACTTTTTTCCGTCAAGATAAAAGAGGCCAATTACTAAAATCAACCGATAGTGGAATTACATGGGCAACTGTAGGAACTCCTGTTCCATTGCCATGGCCTGAGCCTGCTGGAGGCGGTGACCAAGCAGTACACCAAATGTGTTTATTGATAGACAAAAACAACACCAACAACATGTATTTTTGCGTTCCTAGATCATCCATTAGAATAGAATGGGTTGGAGACTCTGTTACAGGATGGGGCGTACATAGGTCTACTGATGGTGGCACAACTTGGACCGAAATCAACACAGGTTTACCAAGCTCCCTAGATGTAGCTCGAATTGCCATTGACCCAAATGCTAGCAATATATTATATGCGGCAGTAATTGGTAACAATGGAGGCTTATACAAAACAACTGACTACGGAAGCAATTGGGCGCAAGTAAGTACAACTACAGTCATTTCTGGAACTTCAGGAATCAATGATATTCATTTTGACAAAGATGGAAAAGCATATATCACCAGTGGTTTTAATAATGTTTCTGACAATGGTGGTGGATTATGGGTAAGTGATGACAACATGCAAACTTGGTCAAAAATATTCGACTACCCCTGGACACACCGTGTAGAAGTAGCAAAATACGACACCCGAACAATACTAGTTTCTACCTTACCAAACACTACAATCGGACAAATAAACGGAGGAACTTATCTTTCTAAAGATTCAGGAAATAGTTGGATCAAATTCAACAAAGGAAATGGCCAATCTGATCGGGTTAATGATATTGCTATTGATTATAACACACCCGGAAAATATTACGCCTCAACTAGAGGAAGCGGTTGGTATGTTGCCACAGACCCTAATCCAAATACACTTTTAAAAGTAAACAATCATCAATCGGACAGCAACAGCCCTATTATTTATCCAAATCCAACAAAAAACGTCGTGAAAATTGTTGAAAACTTGGCGTATCAAGATTTTAAAATTTACTCGATGAACGGTACATTAGTTAAACAATTTACAAAAAATGAATCCAACGAATATTCTGTTTCAGATTTAGCCACAGGAATTTACATTTATGTCATCAAAAATAATACAGATGTTTATAAAGGAAAATTAATTAAACAATAA
- a CDS encoding CBS domain-containing protein, translated as MKQQVPVSTIMTKNIVKLNLTDDLTKAEVLFKANKIKHIPVVNNCKIVGIVSLNDMLRVCCTEADDEADIDLESVVYNMFTIQQVMTKSVITIKPYTTIKEAATILVENDFHALPVCDDENLVGILTSTDLINYLLEQYDIEE; from the coding sequence ATGAAACAGCAAGTTCCAGTATCAACTATTATGACTAAAAATATAGTAAAGTTAAATCTTACTGATGATTTGACTAAGGCGGAAGTATTGTTTAAAGCAAATAAAATTAAACACATTCCTGTGGTTAATAATTGTAAAATAGTAGGAATAGTAAGCCTGAATGATATGTTGCGTGTTTGTTGTACTGAAGCCGATGATGAAGCTGATATTGATCTTGAATCTGTTGTGTATAATATGTTTACAATCCAGCAGGTAATGACTAAGAGTGTGATTACAATCAAGCCTTATACCACAATTAAAGAAGCGGCTACAATTTTAGTCGAGAATGATTTTCATGCTTTACCAGTATGTGATGATGAAAATTTGGTTGGTATTCTCACTAGTACTGATTTGATAAATTATTTATTAGAGCAGTATGATATTGAAGAATAG
- a CDS encoding gliding motility-associated C-terminal domain-containing protein, whose product MTSKSNLKAQCAGNDNAITICDISNNNSKTVNLFNLLGSSAITGGIWIDNLKTGGLNTSTGVLNVQSIRNSGVFTYTYMVNNGGCVDSSIVTVTVGGYTGVTSSNVTVCGDDNNFNLFQAFDGNFLRPQFGGVWSDNDGTGALSGNYFDATKVPYEQIYSFTYTIPAIGTCSQQSATVFVRTKKPAIPGSPLDLLLCNTDDLSLYKNLDLDTRLFGQDAGGIWTESGTGQLSGILDTTIDVQDIYNRFGAGTYTFTYTVIPESPVCIRKTAVFTIIIEDLLDFTGSTLVVNSDICEDDLPIATYQAVLRRGVMSIPNGSYLVSYNVTSGTSINSYTTLALFSSGVLNFIVNKTSIANATDYTVSVSNIVKENSLRLCINIIGSITDVLHVNPIPKINIGTLKVIAACKGFDIPVEISGNTNLSDGNYTIVYGLSGTNTIANQTATINVVSGVGSFLIPSNILPNIGNTTLSITRITNVLTGCTNAVTLTKGFDIKPLPDVAALKVNIPSICKRASVTVNLTGLGTLTNINVVYNISGANVLTNISVDLVVTSGNTSFTIPASSFNTVGTNVFTITSLVDNTNGCQAVVLNATANFSVFDLPVTPASNSFSVCKVDNPTIGDLIPSGNQFQWFDSPTSTTPLAPTILLISGTYYVKEVNSITGCQSSLTMINVVVNEVAKPTLNPNGEKFCGIDNPTLQELTNNVTYSDQLIWYDASISGNEIASTELIKEGVKYYGFNYSSSKSCFSEVLEVTASLANCDIVGDIFIPDGFSPNNDGINDTFRIKNIPFIYPDFSLEIFNRYGNLMFKGDENKPEWDGANSDYKVGIEGAAPNGVYFYVIKFNKGSLAPKQGKLYLNR is encoded by the coding sequence TTGACCTCAAAATCAAATTTAAAAGCACAATGTGCTGGAAATGATAATGCTATTACTATTTGTGATATTTCCAATAATAATAGTAAAACGGTTAATCTTTTTAATTTATTAGGCTCCTCTGCCATTACAGGTGGGATATGGATTGATAATTTAAAGACAGGTGGGTTAAACACTTCAACAGGAGTATTGAATGTTCAATCTATTCGTAACAGTGGTGTTTTTACTTATACCTATATGGTAAATAACGGGGGCTGTGTGGATAGCTCAATAGTTACTGTAACAGTGGGAGGATATACAGGAGTTACGAGTTCCAATGTGACCGTTTGTGGAGATGATAATAATTTTAATTTATTTCAAGCATTTGACGGAAATTTTCTTCGTCCACAATTTGGAGGAGTTTGGTCTGATAATGATGGTACGGGAGCATTAAGTGGTAATTATTTTGATGCTACTAAAGTGCCTTATGAACAAATTTATTCTTTCACTTATACAATTCCTGCCATAGGAACATGCTCACAACAATCGGCTACCGTTTTTGTTAGAACAAAAAAACCAGCTATACCAGGAAGCCCCTTAGATTTATTGTTGTGTAATACGGATGATCTGTCATTATATAAAAACCTTGATTTAGATACTAGGTTATTTGGGCAAGATGCAGGTGGAATTTGGACCGAATCAGGAACAGGACAATTGTCAGGTATACTAGACACAACAATTGATGTACAAGATATTTATAATAGATTTGGAGCAGGAACTTATACGTTTACTTATACTGTGATTCCAGAAAGCCCTGTTTGTATTAGAAAAACAGCTGTTTTTACAATCATTATTGAAGACCTTTTGGACTTTACAGGTTCAACCTTAGTAGTGAATTCCGATATATGTGAAGATGATTTGCCAATCGCTACTTATCAAGCTGTTTTGCGCAGAGGAGTTATGAGTATTCCTAATGGGAGTTATTTGGTGTCATACAATGTTACTTCGGGTACTTCAATAAATTCATATACTACGCTCGCTTTGTTTTCTAGTGGTGTTTTGAATTTTATTGTCAATAAAACAAGTATTGCTAATGCTACTGATTATACGGTTAGTGTTTCAAATATCGTTAAAGAAAATAGTTTAAGACTTTGTATTAATATTATCGGTTCCATTACTGATGTGCTTCATGTAAATCCAATTCCAAAAATTAATATTGGAACTTTGAAAGTCATAGCAGCGTGTAAAGGATTTGATATTCCAGTTGAGATTTCGGGTAATACAAATTTATCAGATGGAAATTATACCATTGTTTATGGTCTATCAGGAACAAATACGATTGCAAATCAAACAGCTACAATCAATGTTGTTAGTGGAGTGGGCTCTTTTTTAATTCCGTCCAATATTTTACCTAATATAGGAAATACAACTCTTTCGATAACAAGAATTACCAATGTTCTTACGGGGTGTACCAATGCTGTTACTTTGACTAAAGGTTTTGATATAAAACCCTTGCCAGATGTTGCTGCTCTTAAAGTAAATATTCCTTCGATTTGCAAAAGGGCATCAGTGACTGTTAATTTAACAGGTTTAGGAACACTGACTAATATTAATGTGGTTTATAATATTAGCGGAGCAAACGTTTTAACCAATATATCAGTGGATTTAGTGGTAACATCTGGAAATACTTCATTTACGATCCCAGCATCATCATTTAATACTGTCGGTACAAATGTTTTTACGATAACTTCTTTGGTTGATAATACCAATGGATGTCAAGCAGTAGTTTTAAATGCTACGGCAAATTTTAGTGTTTTTGATTTACCTGTTACACCAGCATCCAATAGTTTTTCAGTTTGTAAAGTTGATAATCCTACTATTGGAGATTTAATTCCTAGCGGAAATCAGTTTCAGTGGTTTGATTCGCCTACAAGTACAACTCCTTTAGCTCCTACAATTCTTTTGATTTCGGGTACTTATTATGTGAAAGAAGTCAATTCTATTACTGGATGTCAATCCAGTTTAACAATGATTAATGTAGTTGTTAACGAAGTAGCAAAACCAACCCTAAATCCTAATGGCGAAAAGTTTTGTGGAATTGATAATCCAACGCTTCAAGAATTAACGAATAATGTGACTTATTCAGATCAATTAATTTGGTATGATGCTTCGATAAGTGGGAATGAAATTGCTTCAACAGAATTAATAAAAGAAGGTGTGAAATATTATGGGTTTAATTATTCCTCTAGTAAAAGTTGTTTTTCTGAAGTTTTGGAAGTAACGGCTAGTTTAGCAAATTGTGATATTGTAGGGGATATTTTTATTCCTGACGGATTTTCGCCAAATAACGATGGGATCAATGATACATTTAGGATAAAAAACATACCATTTATTTATCCAGATTTTAGCTTAGAAATTTTCAACCGTTATGGAAATTTAATGTTTAAAGGAGATGAAAATAAACCAGAATGGGATGGGGCAAATTCCGATTATAAAGTAGGTATCGAAGGAGCTGCGCCTAATGGTGTTTACTTCTACGTCATTAAATTCAACAAAGGAAGTTTAGCACCAAAACAAGGTAAGCTTTATCTAAACAGATAA